In Carya illinoinensis cultivar Pawnee chromosome 16, C.illinoinensisPawnee_v1, whole genome shotgun sequence, a single window of DNA contains:
- the LOC122298490 gene encoding lupeol synthase-like isoform X3 produces the protein MWKLKISKGGPDLVSINNFIGREYWEFDPNAGTPEEHAKVERAREEYKKNRYKTKQSSDLLMRMQLRKENPRRPMPPPATVKETEEITEKAVTITVRRALNNLSTLQAHDGHWPAEFGGPLFFLPPLVMALYITGDLSTVLSSHHRKEITRYLYNTQNKDGGWSFHIVGQSTMFGSALSYIALRLLGEGPEDGENGAMANGRKWMLNHGGIVAMPSWGKFWVSVLGAYEWCGCNLLPPEFWLLPNSIPFSPSKMLCYCRLVYMPMSYLYGKRYVGPITELVKSIRRELYNEPYELINWNKARNTVAKEDLYYPHPLLQDLAWDFLQHVAEPLLKRWPFSWVRERAIKAAIGHVRYEDEISRYLCIGCVEKVLCLFARWVDDPNSEAYKLHLARLPDYYWIAEDGLKVQGLGCQTWLAVFAIQAIMSCNLSEVYGPTLRKAHEFIKASQVQDDPPGDFKAMHRHMTKGCWTLSMQDYGWQVSDVTGEGLKVTLLFSQMPTDLVGEKMETQRYYDAVNVILSLQSKNGGFPAWEPRRASPWMQKFNPTEVFEDPLFEREYVECTSSALQGLAIFRKFYPKHRRTEIDSSISRALQYIQDVQEPDGSWYGNWGICYTYGTWFAISGLASCGRNYQNCPAIRKACKFLISKQLPNGGWGESYLSSHNKVWTNVEGDQENVVQTAWALLALIEGGQAEIDPTPIHRGIRVLINSQMEDGDFPQQEITGVYFRYCGSNYAAYRDIFPLWALGEYRVRVLLA, from the exons ATGTGGAAGTTGAAGATCTCTAAAGGAGGGCCCGATTTGGTGAGCATAAACAATTTTATTGGGCGAGAATACTGGGAATTCGACCCTAATGCAGGTACTCCCGAAGAACATGCTAAAGTTGAAAGGGCCCGTGAGGAGTACAAGAAAAATCGATATAAGACGAAACAAAGTTCTGATCTTTTGATGAGGATGCAG CTTAGAAAGGAGAACCCGCGTAGGCCAATGCCACCACCAGCAACAGTGAAAGAAACAGAGGAAATAACAGAGAAAGCAGTGACAATTACAGTGAGAAGAGCACTAAACAACCTTTCCACCCTTCAGGCTCATGATGGCCACTGGCCTGCTGAATTCGGTGGACCATTGTTTTTCCTTCCACCCTTG GTAATGGCATTGTACATTACTGGAGATCTTAGTACCGTTCTTTCATCACATCATCGGAAGGAAATTACTCGATACTTGTATAACACTCAG AATAaagatggaggatggagtttcCATATAGTGGGCCAAAGCACAATGTTTGGCTCAGCGTTGAGTTACATTGCCTTAAGGTTACTTGGAGAGGGACCTGAAGATGGTGAAAATGGGGCCATGGCTaatggccggaaatggatgCTCAACCATGGCGGCATTGTGGCGATGCCATCATGGGGGAAATTTTGGGTCTCG GTATTAGGAGCGTATGAATGGTGTGGATGTAATCTGTTACCCCCAGAGTTCTGGCTTCTTCCTAATTCCATCCCCTTTAGTCCAA GCAAAATGTTATGCTATTGTCGCTTAGTGTACATGCCAATGTCTTATCTATATGGGAAGAGGTATGTCGGTCCAATCACTGAGTTGGTTAAATCAATACGCCGAGAGTTATACAACGAGCCTTATGAACTAATTAATTGGAACAAAGCCAGAAATACTGTTGCAAAG GAGGATCTCTACTATCCACATCCTCTATTACAAGATTTGGCATGGGATTTTCTTCAACATGTAGCCGAACCTCTTCTCAAGCGTTGGCCCTTTTCATGGGTGAGAGAGAGGGCAATAAAAGCAGCCATTGGTCATGTTCGTTATGAGGACGAGATCAGTAGATATCTATGCATTGGATGCGTTGAAAAG GTTTTATGTTTGTTTGCCCGTTGGGTTGATGATCCAAATTCTGAGGCATACAAGCTTCACTTAGCCAGACTTCCAGACTACTATTGGATTGCCGAAGATGGATTAAAAGTTCAG GGTTTAGGCTGTCAGACATGGCTTGCAGTTTTTGCTATTCAAGCTATTATGTCTTGTAATCTAAGTGAAGTGTACGGGCCAACACTACGTAAAGCGCATGAATTTATAAAGGCTTCACAg GTCCAAGATGACCCTCCTGGGGACTTCAAAGCTATGCATAGACACATGACTAAAGGATGTTGGACACTCTCAATGCAGGACTATGGTTGGCAAGTCTCTGATGTCACAGGAGAAGGGTTGAAG GTTACACTCCTGTTCTCCCAAATGCCCACTGACTTAGTTGGGGAAAAAATGGAGACTCAGCGGTATTATGATGCCGTGAATGTCATTCTTTCACTACAA AGTAAAAATGGTGGTTTCCCAGCATGGGAGCCTCGGAGAGCATCCCCTTGGATGCAA AAGTTCAACCCTACTGAAGTTTTTGAGGATCCTCTCTTTGAGCGAGA gtatgtAGAATGCACTTCATCAGCACTTCAAGGTCTTGCAATCTTTAGGAAATTCTATCCTAAACACCGAAGGACGGAGATAGACAGTAGCATTTCTCGGGCCCTTCAATACATCCAAGACGTACAAGAACCTGATGGATCATG GTATGGAAATTGGGGGATTTGCTACACCTATGGTACATGGTTTGCTATATCAGGATTGGCATCTTGTGGaagaaattatcaaaattgTCCAGCAATACGCAAAGCTTGTAAGTTTTTGATATCAAAGCAGCTACCAAATGGTGGATGGGGAGAGAGTTACCTATCAAGCCACAACAAG GTGTGGACAAATGTAGAAGGTGACCAAGAAAATGTTGTGCAAACTGCATGGGCATTATTAGCACTCATTGAAGGAGGACAG GCTGAGATAGACCCAACACCAATTCATCGTGGAATAAGGGTATTGATCAACTCACAAATGGAAGATGGTGACTTCCCTCAACAG GAAATCACAGGGGTGTATTTTAGGTATTGTGGATCAAACTATGCAGCATATAGAGACATATTCCCCTTATGGGCTCTTGGGGAATACCGCGTACGAGttttacttgcataa